Part of the Capsicum annuum cultivar UCD-10X-F1 chromosome 12, UCD10Xv1.1, whole genome shotgun sequence genome is shown below.
agtgcaacacgcagacagaggagttgtaattttgcttttttggatgcctgataataccctagaaatcactctccttctcctcttagccctaatctttAATGGAgcagatggaaataaaatcctctttgatggaatgagacccctcttagatgtcaattcctttacagaagcagttaatgcattaatagtattaatcactacatcatgtttcgccctgcagtcttgacatttgcatgcaaaacattcgctgggagatgcaaaatctgtataaccagtatgatcatactcataatagtttgctttaaatactgtaagaggagcatcattagcaccaacagcagcaccactaccaccaccaacagctccatcaacaacaacaagcccaccctctaaaattattttttttgtaatgtatgttgctccaaacaattctatttttattatgtcgatgaccttagggttcgataaagtttgcacagatcgtaaagtaagaaaaaatggcatcttcaactctcgattgatcggaactagcgacggatgcacattctaacataaatcattacatatattagaatgatgattagatcattaaagAAGCattaattaaaaggaaaattaattataattatacttactgcatccttcaagggttgaagagatcaagaaattttgcatttttatgagttttggccgacaaccatcttaagattcttggacagaaaactccttcctggtagttcacttgttgtctcaaataaggaatggcttcaaacgcccaaacctataaaataatgcctataaatcaaaaccattattgagcaaaaaaaatgaatgatatcataatagaagaaagaaacatttaccatgaaagcccatgggaagccatataagttgactgtctttggcgctaacagagtcaacaaatatttgacagtcattttgaagctttcatacccctatggatagctattaaatgcctcaagatcctcagagagctttattaaaccgaggcttatgttgttgttaacgtctctcgcccaaagaatattatgtacaaatcaaaccaagcgCAATGACTGcttatgcttctttgaaagtcctttacctttcaaaacttctatcaaatttttgtttttgaagcttggaccaacaatggacaccaggtcatcacgatcatacgacttgcctttgccttttttgggtgtgtggggtacttttttttgggttagaataggtataacttgagaaggaggataacattttagtccagtaacaatggcaaactccttccaaccaaaacaaacaggcatgccacagtaatttatccacacctcatccgtcttatctttgttttcatacataaacctacgcttgagaagttcatataccattttcatttggaaacgagcattgttatcctccgacaaatcaagatattttccaaagcagctgtccctaaaataagcatccaatttttattctcgaagtatttttctgaaggcggcgaaagattttcccatggctgacttaaccacgaaatcactaGTTAAATCAGCGACACCattgcactgcattctcataggataatgatcaatgctgaaggttttgaccagctcttcggtggaagggctattagcatctacatcatctcttttaaaatatttctcctccccgtgtttatcatattctgctctcgattgagataacgcttgtaaacaagctcatagagtggtggatgtagcctagctgcttcacttgttcctttacttagacttgattcggtttctgttaTTTTGggaatcatattatctaaaattaacaggaacataaaataatatattattgttgattaatgcatcgttaaaaagggataacagtaaatcaaataagtaaaacagtaaaataacagttgcaacagatcaccgatctgttgcaccaggtagtatatctgtttcAGCATATAACCAcactgttgcagcggatgagtaatctgttgcaacaatacaaaacataccactcatcttttaagatagatgaatggtctgcTCAACAGATCACACAATTATTGTGacattatctgttacaacatatgagtgatctattagaacagttaaataatccgtagcaacggctgagtaatttgttgcgataatacaaaacatattactcatctgttgagaaagatgaatggtctgtgcaacaggccacacatttgttgcaacacatgagtgatctgttggaacagttatcaacggtcaatattgtttagattttttccaacataggatcgtctatcgcggcagatgaataatcagttggaaaaatcaagtcttggacttttcctgtaggaagagttggtaggattttatccaacaggaggttcatctgttgcatcagatcattaatctaatggttcttccattgcaccagatggttaattagttgcattagattttttatccgaagcttaatctgttgcaacatatggtaaagttgttgcatcatattattaatctgttgcatcataatTATAATCtaatggttcctctggtgcatcagatggttgatctgttgcatcatatgatgaatctgttgcatcagacggttaatatgttgcaccagatgggtaatctgtcagagaaaatagtagcacgattttgttaaacaaaaaatagcaatttcaccatttttaccaagaacaagaacaaaacaaatcaaatcaaattgtccttttatttttgtaaacacaaacaataaaaaacaaacttcaaaaaatacaacaaacaacaaaatatcataatttacttcgaaaagagaagaaaaaagaagaaatgctagaaattagggttttattcagaccgcatttcaaattagtgcaacaaatattgaaattgttaaccaatactataagagaagttggctcaagttcctcgttttcttcaaaactaaaatggccataaatttttacctgtgaaaaaagaaaatgacagatgaagaattcgaagttgttgtggccggagagcaaggttgtcatgtcgattgaagtcgaaaaggaactggaatctcaactatttgtagtcggatgtttaAGTCGctgaggattgaaataagaaatttgtagaacagttggttgggagagagttgagataagctgtcgagagagggatgagagatagGTTGATTGatttgaagaggggaactcgaagcccaactatttatcgtcgggggttgaagggagaaattttgcagaactgttggttgggagagagttgagggaagttgtcgagagagaggagggagtggttgatttggattgaagagggtgtgggttaggttgatttgtatttttgaagagattagaaagttttgaaaatattaatcaagtccacaattaacttgatcaagttttctaataatgtttgaccctatctattggtcaatgtcaccaatccttcattcaagacttaaaagacacctattcttcaattttctcttgttTCATAGTACTTTATATAtgtgaattgctggaaaaaaaaatattttctttgttttagttTGTTTGGATTGATTAGAAGTCTCGCAATTAAAATGATTAATGTTCAGTATAATTGCCTAACGTTTTTAtgcaacaaaaaattattaatactaCATAACAATGTAATTAATcactttttaatataaaaatagaattgaatTGTTATAATACTTAAGAACATATGTGTCAGAATTGcttcttttcttcaaaattcgaaaaatctatttaaaatttgGATCCATTGATTTCAGTCGTTCAAATCAATTACAATTGTAAATGTATAATCAGATGTTAggaataattttcttattttattggtATAAAGTAATGTAGAGTATGAAAGTTTATggtaaatttttttgaatttatgaattgtGTTTTTTGTAAAATCGTAATTTTTATGTGCAATATAGTTTTAACATTGTTGCATATccatttgttttcaaaaatttatgattCTTTTTTATAGATGAGCATTGGATAAGAGGGTACGAAGATACCGAATTAGGGTAAAATGTTAAATTccttttgatttatgaatcatgttattttaataatttcataTCTTTTATGTGCAATTTAGTTTTCATGTTGTTGCATGCTCCACAATAGATTTgttttacaaaatttataattttttttctatacaTGTGCATTagatagaaaggtatggaggTCACATATTAGGCTAGATAATTAGTAGGTATTTATGCTTTGACTTGCTTTGGTTTGATGGGAGTCTGGAAGCATTGTGTCTGCCGTTGATTTATCCTCATGCATGAATTTACTTGCTTTTGATGTCTATTACCATTTATTGTATATTGTGTTTCAGTTACTGCATTATTTCGTATCTCCGCATGACTTATACGTCACACCGTTACTGGGTTCATATCGTGAAAGTATCCAATAATGCTTGTACTATAGTAAATTGTCTACATGACACTCTTAGGTTGCAGCTCTCTTTCACAGACTCTGTTAACGCGAAATGGATTATGTTTTAGACTACCTTATTTGTACCAATCAATGAAAATTATTACCATTACTTATTTGTCAAGGTCATGGTAATTAATTCAACAACATATATACACAGTATATTCCTaccaagtgaggtctggggagggtaagtgtacgcagttcataccactacctcaattatgagatagagaggttgtttccgatagccCCCGGCTTAAAATATagcaatctaagataagataagaaatagTAATAGAACAAGATACAATTGAAATTAACATATACAATAATACCAAAAGCAAGATACTCTAAGTAtacaccaaaacatacaacatcctaactcagactaaccttcgaccctaattcgcctcctccacaacttctgatcatgtcctcggtaagctgaagctgctccatgtcacaTCTAATCATCTCCATCTAATATTTATTCGATCTACCTCTAGCTCGCTTGAAACCATTCCTTTATTTCATGGTAATTAATTATTGAAGGTTATTAGAcgcatattttttaaatttattttttatgagtcATAAATACAGAGGAAGTAACTTATGACCTCTTATGAGAATATTAATAGAACAGAACTACTTGTAACAAATTATTTAACAATAATAGAAATGATTGTGATAAAGTAAAAAATGACAACCTAAAAATcgcaataaaagaaaattaaaaattatttaccaAGAGGCTAATAACACGATCTTATTATTTAGACTTTTATTAGAAATATAATTAGATTCTCATAATCTGTACTCTGTAAAATTATAATGTTAGACATTTAGTTCTGaactcaaataaattttaataatagcaataacaacaacgaAATTAAAATGAAAAGTATAATATGCATTTAGTTTTCAAATTCTTAACTCAGATTTAAGTAAGAATTCTTTCGAGAGTCCCAATACAATCCAGTGCATTCTTTACTAATTGACATGTTTTCTTTACTGTCACATTTTCTTTTCATAAAGTTTTCTTACTACGTTGTACTAACGTTGATATCTTTATTGCAGTGATTTGAATAACTTTATTAATAGAAATTCTCATAAATCCTTCACGACATTGTTGCCTGGGTTTTTCAAGTATATTAGTTTCTTCGGTTTCATTCGTCGGCTTAAAAATAAGTAAGAATCTTTTTACTTCTAACCCATAtctaattaataatattatttcattttaaattatgaatattttctatGTGTTAGTTTCAATTTGATTAGCTAGGATTTCTAAATAGCCcgagttagaattttattttacattatattAAGAGTAATATTTTAATGATGATAAGTTAAAATTCGcgtgcaacgcacgtacactAATCTAAtacattataaaaatataatcaatgattttgtaagaatttgactttaagaattaaatcaaattaatttcatttaatattcGATGCATATTTCTAAAACTCATAAAACTAAATCAAACgtagataaaataaaatcaaacaaccGAACGCTCAACGCCttttaaaaacaataaaatattgTGCCCAATCCTCCTAGTCCTATCAAATTAAGTACTCAAAAATTCCCAATTTCTAGGGTTTCATTTTCCTCTCAAAAACCCTATTTTGCTTACAATTCAATCACAATAATTCATATATGCAACCGCCAAGCACATTCCAAATTGGAttcaaattcatataattcatatacgtatatatatatatatatatatatatatttatttttggtattaatTTCATTATGATGGTATTTTTCTTCCTTCGTTTTGCTCCTTGTTCGCTTATTAATGCAATTAAGCTTACTAATCTTCGTGTTTTTGGTCCTGGTTTGAATCCTTTTGCTCCTTACAACTTAGCTAATCATTCCTCTCGCTAAACCCCTCCTAATTTTTTTGACTACTTTGCTTatttggttcttttttttttttcaatcaatcaTGTAAATTGAAGTAAAGGGGTTTTCGATATTACCGCCTTTTTTCGGGTTTTAGTTGCTCAAGAATTTGGGAATAAGTGAAGGATTTTGGGAGATTATTGCCTTTTTTGGGTCTTAGTTGCTCAAGCATTACTGGGTTGTTGTCAAAATCGGGAGTTTGAGGTTTCTTGGTTTGTTTTTTCAATCAATCATGTGAATTGAACTGAAGGGGTGTCGAAATTATCGCCTTTCTTGGGTCTTAGTTGCTCAAGAATTTCTGGGTTGTTTGAGAATTTGGGAATTAGTgaagggttttgagaaattattgCCTTTTTGGGTCTTAGTTGCTCAAGAATATCTGGGTTATTTGAGAATTTGGGAATTAGAGGTCTATCAATCATGTAAATTGAAGTAAAGGGGTTTCAAAATTATCGCCTTTTTTGGGTCTTAGTTGCTCAAGAATATCTGGGTTGTTATCAAAATCGGGAATTAGTGGtttcttggttttttttttttcaatcaatcaTGTGAATTGAAGTGAAGGGGTGTCGAAATTATCGCCTTTCTTGGGTCTTAGTTGCTCAAGAATTTCTGGGCTGTTATCGGAATTGGGAAATAGTAACAGTCTCGTTGGAAAGATTATCAAGAACTAGAGGTTTGGTGGATCATTTTTTCGATCAATTATGTGAATCGAAGTGAAGGGGTTTCCGGAATTAGTGGCCTCTTTGGGGTCATACTTGCTCAAGAATTTCTGGATTGTTTTCGATATAGGGAATTAACAACAATCTCATCATAAAGTTTATTGGGAATTTACAATAATCTGTGTTTAGTGAGGTAAAAGATCCTTGATTATTAGTATTGAGAATTACTCATAGAGTTCTGTGTTCGAACTTGTTGATGTGAGGGATCATTGGTGATGTAAAAGATCTTTGATTTTAGTATTGAGGATTACTCATAGAGTTATGTGTTCAAACTTGTTGATTGCGAGGGACTATTGGTGATATAGAAGAGCTTTGATATTAGTATTGAGAATTACTCATAGACTTCTGTGTTTGAACTTGTTAATTGTAAGGAAATATTGGTAAGTTGTGTTGCGGTTGAGGTTTGTGTCGGTTTAATAAAAAGGGGAAACAGAAAAAGGAAGATGGAAGAAGAGCGATTGAATATAAGTAGGCGATCGAGAAGAATGCAGATTGTTGCAGGTGGTGATATGGATGACCGAGGCTGGACTCTGCTTCATGTTGTTGCTAGGAAAGGTGACCTGAAAGAGGTACTTGTTTCTTTTATGCATTTTCATTATGGTCTTACAGTACGACAATTACTTGAATATGTTAGGTATGCTGCATCTTTGATCATGTGATATAGTGTTTAATGTTACATATGAACTTATTTTTGTCTCTGTGCTATTGGACTACTGATATAGTTCGTACTAGTACTAGAAAATATCCACTATTAGCCTGGCAAGAAGAACAGACAAACCAAAGAATGTGTGCTTTTATTTAGTTTTGCAAGTTGCACTGTTAATCATAGAGTATTCCCCGAGATGATACCTGTGGAAAGAATAGACATTGAAATTTATGTACCTTTGTGAATCAGTAGCAAAGAAACTTATTCAATCTTCAGCTTTTGTTAGCACATCAGCAAGCCAGTCTAAAATGTGCACAATTTGCCATCCTATCTTCTATTTACCTCCCCCAAAAGAAAATTGTCATCATTGCATCTTGAGGGAAAGAATCCTACAAAGAAAATGTTATATTTAAATAAGACAGCCTATTAGAACATATGAAAAATCTATTATTGGGAAACTGGACAGCTCCTCTGAGGAGAATTCTGTAAACAGAAGACTGCTTAAAATGTATTCCATCGActctttctttttgtttgaatGAAAACAGGCGAAATATATAAGGTGTGTGGAGGAAACGACTACTATTTTAAATGAAGTGAAAACATACTTAGTCCTATGTATTGAGAAAGGAAAAGGAAATATGTGTTCTTAGATCTGTAGTTAGAGTATGAAGTTTACTTGCATCGATGGTGACATTGACTCTGTTATGCTGAAGCTCAGCTTATGCTTGCACGGTCGTTTTCAATGTCAAATACTAGTAGGAAGTATTTCTGAAGACTAGGAAACCACCGAGTTGATCCTCTTTAATTCATGGATAACTTTTCAGCAGAGACCCATACTCTTCCTCTTCCTAGAGGAAATTATGTAGATACCAATTATGTCTTCCAGATGTAGTAAGGCTAAGTATTAAGACGACTCCTTTAGATTAAGAATTTAATAGATTGCAGTTTGCACATGTCAAGTCTTTTGTTTGATAGATTACTGGGATTAGCTGATTTTGATTGTGTGACAAATATTTCTTCAATCTTTTCCTGTCAACTATCATGATAGTATTTCATTTCAGAGTGTAGCTTTTCTCAATATTATTAACTCTTTTCCGAAATGTAATAGGTAATACGTTATCCCTGAATGTGTTGTAGTGATCCTGGGTAGCAAGGAGTATGCATCAGTTTCATCACATTTTCGGTTTCCCTTACttcctttttctatttgtttCACTATCTTTTAATAAAGTAGCCCATTCTATGAGAATTTCTTGTGCGGGTGCACTTCTGATGGATCCGTACCTTTTGAACCCTTTCTTCTCATTGCAATATTCTTGCCTTGCTTTCCACTGGTTGTGTTAATTCTGAATGTTTTCATTCTATCAACAGGTCAAAAGACTTCTTAATGAAGGCATGGATGCAAATGTGACTGCTGGGGGGCCTAAGTCACTTGGTGTGACACCACTTCATCTTGCTGCTAAGGGTGGTCACCTCCGAGTTATGGATGAATTGCTTGAGAGAGGTGCTGATATTGATGCACGAACCAAGGGTGTCTGTGGGTGTAAGTATCTATTTTCATGTAAAGCAGATGCCCCCCTATTATAAAGTTAATCTCGTCATTCATCCTCTCTAACGTCCTTATCTTCTTTGTGCTTATTTGTTTTTTGCAGGGACTCCACTCCATCATGCAGCTAAAGAAAGAAAGAGGAAAGCAATCAGATTCTTGATCAGAAACGGTGCATTTTTGCCAGATGACATCCATGATACCAGGTTCAATCCACCACTCCACTATTGTCCTGGTCTTGAATGGGCTTACGAGGAGATGAAGCTGCTGCAACTAGAAAGTTCATCATCTGGCGAGGCCTCTTACAGCTCGGAGAGCTGAGGTGCAGCCTCTGCTTGTTCCACAAGGAAGAAACATGAGCATCCACGTTCTGTATTTCTCCATTCATAGTCAACTTCGTCACATCTAGAATCGTTCTCAGTAAACTCCACAGTTGCAGTTGGATTTGGAGTCCTGGAATATGGTTGTAGACTACGTCGTGATGTGATATTCACTGGAGGTAGATATGGTAGTTATAGGAACACTATATGTCTGTCTGCTATCTGGATGTCTCTCTGAATTTTCTATACAAACTTAGTCTGAGCTTTATTAAACCTTGTGGTGTAAACATTTCATTTGCCATTAATCTTTCCTATGCCTTTTTTGATAAGAGTATTTCTACCAGCACCAGTTACTTGGTCGACTCATCTTGCTGGGAAGTCTGGAGAATGCAGCACAAAGTGAATGGGCAATGTGCTGTGGGTCAGTTTCGGGTTGGGGAGCGCCGAGAGACCAGAAGAATGACAATGGGTTATTAAACTTAAAATCAACAGAGTAATTTTGTCACATCACAACATTAGCAATTGGATAGAATTTTAAAGAGCCAAGAAGCCATAGGAATTAAAATTTCTAATTACaaaataaactttaaaaaaaaaaaaaagatgatataAAAAATGCTTTGCTCAATTTGTGTTACAAATGCCTTTTTATATCCAGCGTTTGTTGCGCCTTGAATCATTAGCTCCATGAAACCATCTATCCAAATGAACATTTATTGGTCCTCTAGTCCTGCAATACAATAATCATCTTCACTGTATATGTTGGTTTGCAAAAGAAAAGTTCCACATCGGTAGCTGAAAAGACTAAACGCTACACGTAAAGGGTAG
Proteins encoded:
- the LOC107850250 gene encoding phytochrome-interacting ankyrin-repeat protein 2 isoform X1, whose product is MEEERLNISRRSRRMQIVAGGDMDDRGWTLLHVVARKGDLKEVKRLLNEGMDANVTAGGPKSLGVTPLHLAAKGGHLRVMDELLERGADIDARTKGVCGCKYLFSWTPLHHAAKERKRKAIRFLIRNGAFLPDDIHDTRFNPPLHYCPGLEWAYEEMKLLQLESSSSGEASYSSES
- the LOC107850250 gene encoding phytochrome-interacting ankyrin-repeat protein 2 isoform X2, whose protein sequence is MEEERLNISRRSRRMQIVAGGDMDDRGWTLLHVVARKGDLKEVKRLLNEGMDANVTAGGPKSLGVTPLHLAAKGGHLRVMDELLERGADIDARTKGVCGWTPLHHAAKERKRKAIRFLIRNGAFLPDDIHDTRFNPPLHYCPGLEWAYEEMKLLQLESSSSGEASYSSES